The following coding sequences lie in one Vitis vinifera cultivar Pinot Noir 40024 chromosome 19, ASM3070453v1 genomic window:
- the LOC100250862 gene encoding putative disease resistance protein RGA4 yields MADQIPFGVVEHILTKLGSKAFQEIGSMYGVPKEMTKLNGKLGTIKAVLLDAEEKQQQQSNRAVKDWVRRFRGVVYDADDLVDDYATHYLQRGGLGRQVSDFFSSENQVAFRLNMSHRLEDIKERIDDIAKEIPMLNLTPRDIVLHTRVENSGRDTHSFVLKSEMVGREENKEEIIGKLLSSKGEEKLSVVAIVGIGGLGKTTLAQLVYNDERVVNHFEFKIWACISDDSGDGFDVNMWIKKILKSLNDGGAESLETMKTKLHEKISQKRYLLVLDDVWNQNPQQWDHVRTLLMVGAIGSKIVVTTRKPRVASLMGDYFPINLKGLDENDSWRLFSKITFKDGEKDVHTNITQIGKEIAKMCKGVPLIIKSLAMILRSKREPGQWLSIRNNKNLLSLGDENENVVGVLKLSYDNLPTHLRQCFTYCALFPKDYEIEKKLVVQLWIAQGYIQSSNDNNEQLEDIGDQYFEELLSRSLLEEVEDDFANTVMYKMHDLIHDLAQSIVGSEILVLRSDVNNIPKEAHHVSLFEEINLMIKALKGKPIRTFLCKYSYEDSTIVNSFFSSFMCLRALSLDDMDIEKVPKCLSKLSHLRYLDLSYNNFEVLPNAITRLKNLQTLKLTSCRRLKRIPDNTGELINLRHLENDSCYNLAHMPHGIGKLTLLQSLPLFVVGNDIGLRNHKIGSLSELKGLNQLRGGLCISNLQNVRDVELVSRGGILKEKQYLQSLRLEWNRWGQDGGDEGDQSVMEGLQPHQHLKDIFIDGYGGTEFPSWMMNSLLPNLIKIEIWGCSRCKILPPFSQLPSLKSLGLHDMKEVVELKEGSLTTPLFPSLESLELSFMPKLKELWRMDLLAEEGPSFSHLSQLKISYCHNLASLELHSSPSLSQLEIHYCPNLTSLELPSSLCLSNLYIGYCPNLASLELHSSPCLSRLEIRECHNLASLELHSSPCLSRLEIRECPNLASFKVAPLPYLETLSLFTVRYGVIWQIMSVSASLKSLYIGSIDDMISLQKDLLQHVSGLVTLQIRECPNLQSLELPSSPSLSELRIINCPNLASFNVASLPRLEKLSLRGVRAEVLRQFMFVSASSSLKSLRIREIDGMISLPEEPLQYVSTLETLYIVKCSGLATLLHWMGSLSSLTELIIYDCSELTSLPEEIYSLKKLQKFYFCDYPDLEERYNKETGKDRAKIAHIPHVRFNSDLDMYGKVWYDNSQSLELHSSPSLSRLTIHDCPNLASLPRLEELSLRGVRAEVPRQFMFVSASSSLKSLHIRKIDDLEERYKKETGKDRAKIAHIPRVRFKCDFKLKWKTQEYIGPHLVKVSSVRRTISSMKSSLLIF; encoded by the exons ATGGCTGATCAAATTCCATTCGGTGTTGTGGAGCACATTTTGACCAAGTTGGGGTCCAAGGCGTTTCAAGAAATTGGATCCATGTATGGTGTTCCAAAGGAGATGACCAAGCTCAATGGGAAACTGGGCACCATCAAGGCTGTGCTTTTGGATGCTGAGGAGAAGCAGCAACAGCAGAGCAATCGTGCAGTCAAAGATTGGGTCCGGAGGTTCAGAGGTGTTGTTTATGACGCAGATGACTTGGTGGATGACTATGCAACCCATTATCTTCAGCGAGGAGGATTGGGAAGGCAGGTCAGTGACTTCTTCTCATCTGAAAATCAAGTTGCTTTTCGTTTAAACATGAGTCATAGACTCGAAGATATCAAAGAAAGGATAGATGATATTGCAAAAGAAATCCCCATGTTAAATCTGACTCCACGGGACATAGTACTACACACACGGGTGGAGAATAGTGGGAGAGACACCCATTCATTCGTGTTAAAATCTGAAATGgtaggaagagaagaaaacaaagaggaGATAATAGGGAAGTTATTGTCGTCCAAGGGTGAAGAAAAGCTTTCGGTTGTTGCCATTGTAGGCATTGGGGGGTTGGGTAAGACCACCCTTGCTCAATTGGTATACAATGATGAAAGAGTGGTCAATCATTTTGAGTTTAAGATATGGGCTTGCATTTCTGATGATTCTGGTGATGGTTTTGATGTTAATATGTggatcaaaaaaattttaaaatctctgAATGATGGGGGTGCTGAAAGTCTGGAGACTATGAAAACTAAGCTTCATGAAAAAATAAGTCAAAAGAGGTACTTGCTAGTCCTCGATGATGTTTGGAATCAAAATCCTCAACAATGGGATCACGTGAGAACTTTATTAATGGTTGGTGCTATAGGTAGTAAAATTGTAGTAACCACCAGAAAACCTAGAGTTGCATCACTCATGGGAGATTATTTTCCAATTAATTTGAAAGGTCTTGATGAAAACGATTCTTGGAGgttgttttcaaaaatcacATTTAAAGATGGAGAGAAGGATGTGCATACAAACATCACCCaaattggaaaagaaattgCAAAAATGTGTAAGGGAGTTCCTCTCATTATTAAGTCTTTAGCAATGATATTGCGGTCTAAAAGAGAACCGGGGCAGTGGTTGTCTAttagaaacaataaaaatttgCTGTCACTCGGAGATGAAAATGAGAATGTTGTAGGGGTGCTGAAATTAAGTTATGATAATTTGCCAACTCATTTGAGACAATGTTTTACATATTGTGCTTTATTTCCAAAAGACTATGAGATTGAGAAAAAGTTGGTGGTACAACTATGGATAGCACAAGGTTATATTCAATCTtcaaatgataataatgagCAATTAGAGGATATAGGGGATCAATATTTTGAGGAATTATTGTCAAGGTCATTGTTGGAAGAGGTTGAAGATGATTTTGCTAATACAGTAATGTATAAAATGCATGACCTTATACATGATCTTGCACAATCAATTGTAGGATCTGAGATCCTTGTTTTAAGAAGTGATGTAAATAATATTCCAAAAGAAGCTCATCATGTATCATTGTTTGAAGAGATAAATCTTATGATCAAGGCTCTAAAGGGAAAACCCATAAGAACCTTTCTTTGTAAATATTCTTATGAAGATAGTACAAttgtaaattcatttttttcgaGTTTTATGTGTCTACGTGCGTTGAGTTTAGATGATATGGATATAGAGAAGGTGCCAAAGTGTTTAAGTAAATTGAGTCATTTAAGGTATCTTGATCTTTCCTACAACAATTTCGAGGTACTTCCAAATGCTATTACAAGGTTAAAGAATTTGCAAACACTAAAACTCACAAGCTGTCGAAGATTAAAAAGAATTCCAGACAATACAGGAGAATTGATCAATCTTAGACACTTGGAGAATGATAGCTGTTATAACTTGGCTCATATGCCACATGGAATCGGCAAGTTGACTTTACTTCAAAGTCTACCATTGTTTGTGGTTGGGAATGACATAGGGTTAAGGAATCACAAAATTGGTAGCTTGAGTGAATTGAAAGGCCTTAACCAACTAAGAGGAGGGTTATGCATAAGTAATCTTCAAAACGTGAGGGATGTTGAACTGGTATCCAGGGGgggaattttgaaagaaaaacaatatcTTCAGTCCTTGAGATTGGAATGGAATCGGTGGGGCCAAGATGGGGGGGATGAGGGTGATCAGTCAGTGATGGAAGGCCTTCAACCACACCAACATCTAAAGGATATCTTTATAGACGGGTATGGAGGTACGGAGTTTCCAAGTTGGATGATGAATAGCCTGCTTCCTAAcctaattaaaattgaaatttggggatgTTCAAGATGCAAAATTCTGCCACCCTTTTCTCAACTCCCTTCTCTCAAGTCTTTGGGGCTTCATGATATGAAAGAAGTGGTGGAGTTAAAGGAGGGTTCATTAACAACGCCACTCTTCCCATCTCTTGAATCGCTCGAACTCTCTTTCATGCCAAAGTTGAAGGAATTGTGGAGGATGGACTTACTAGCAGAGGAAGGTCCTTCCTTTTCTCATCTTTCTCAATTAAAGATCAGTTATTGCCATAACTTGGCATCCTTGGAACTGcattcttctccttctctttctcaATTAGAGATCCATTATTGCCCAAACTTGACATCCTTGGAACTGCCGTCATCTCTTTGTCTTTCTAATTTATATATCGGATATTGCCCTAACTTGGCATCCTTGGAACTGCATTCTTCTCCTTGTCTTTCTCGATTAGAAATCAGGGAATGCC ATAACTTGGCATCCTTGGAACTGCATTCTTCTCCTTGTCTTTCTCGATTAGAAATCAGGGAATGCCCTAACTTGGCATCCTTCAAAGTGGCTCCATTACCTTATCTTGAGACACTATCTCTGTTCACAGTTAGATATGGTGTGATATGGCAGATAATGTCTGTCTCTGCTTCGTTGAAGTCTCTGTATATTGGAAGCATAGATGATATGATATCTCTCCAGAAGGATCTACTTCAACATGTTTCTGGCTTGGTAACGTTACAGATCCGTGAGTGTCCTAACTTGCAATCCTTGGAACTGCCCTCATCTCCTTCTCTTTCTGAATTAAGGATCATAAATTGCCCTAACTTGGCATCCTTCAATGTGGCATCATTACCTCGTCTTGAGAAACTAAGCCTGCGTGGAGTCAGAGCAGAGGTACTGAGGCAGTTCATGTTTGTCtctgcttcttcttcattgaagtCTCTGCGTATACGGGAGATTGATGGTATGATATCTCTCCCAGAGGAGCCGCTTCAATATGTTTCCACTCTCGAAACTCTCTACATTGTTAAGTGCTCTGGTTTGGCAACATTACTACACTGGATGGGCAGCCTTTCCTCGCTTACGGAACTTATTATTTATGACTGCTCTGAATTGACATCACTGCCAGAAGAGATCTATTCCCTTAAAAAACTGCAGAAATTTTATTTCTGTGATTATCCAGACCTAGAGGAAAGATACAACAAGGAAACAGGTAAAGACCGGGCCAAGATTGCTCATATCCCACATGTTCGTTTCAACAGTGATTTGGATATGTATGGGAAG GTCTGGTATGATAACTCTCAATCCTTGGAACTGCATTCATCTCCTTCTCTTTCTCGATTAACGATCCATGATTGCCCAAACTTGGCATCATTACCTCGTCTTGAGGAACTAAGCCTGCGTGGAGTCAGAGCAGAGGTACCGAGGCAGTTCATGTTTGTCtctgcttcttcttcattgaagtCTTTGCATATACGGAAGATTGATG ACCTGGAGGAAAGATACAAGAAGGAAACAGGTAAAGACCGGGCCAAGATTGCTCATATCCCACGTGTTCGTTTCAAGTGtgatttcaaattgaaatgGAAG ACCCAAGAATACATAGGGCCACACTTGGTGAAGGTTTCATCAGTAAGGAGAACCATTTCAAGTATGAAATCCTCCCTTCTCATTTTCTGA